The segment aatattacaatattattttcttttccattTTAGAGACAATTTTTAGATAAGTTATTCTATAACGTGATTCTTGTTATAGATTAATAACTGcacttattaaatgttaacatatgaATACGTTTTAAGTGAAATGtggttattttaaataaaaaactaaaaacaaaccacaatttataatttttttttaattattgtatcATTCTGTCGGATAAAATcctcatattttcttttatttatttatttatttatttatttatttatttatttatttatttatttaataatattcaataaCCTAGCCTATAGGCAATAAGCGGTTTCAAATTTATACTTTACAATAATTCTTCCAACACAAAATTCATAATTATacctataaacaaaattttctgaaaacccTTTTAATGTACGAAATTTGGTaaataaaaggtttttttaatgaaatgctCAATAATCGGAAGAGCTAAAAGCGACGGCACTCATTTTTAACACGTCACTTTAGTTCCGAACATGTCACTTAAAttccgatttttttgaaaattaggaAATTCTGATTTTCGACtttcgaaaactttttttatatttttcatgtttttgaatacaacattttcaatattaatgttaaaaatgtaatgaCAGCTGagttttataataacaaatgtttatttttaaactttatgtaaaaaatcttagaaaattaaaaaaaaatttgttttcttttcttactCTTTAAAACACTGTTCTACGCCAAGAATATccctaaaaacaaatattatttttaaacatccCTGTTTTAATACAGAGATAAAAATAATCaagtagaaaatacaaaaatcaatAGATAGCATTTATTCTCATCCATTGATTGCCACatccaaataaaattaacaacaaaacttttgtaCAAGGTTGTATAattcaaattgatttttttataataatgttcattatttaatattaaagttaaaaaaggaAACTTACCCCTATGTATTTTCTACTGTTGTTTTTTGTGATGCAAACTATACTATTGTtcagtttgttttgtttctatttCTCCTTTATCTACACTTCTCcactcaaattttttataaacaaaaatgcactaacgatttttttcttttcaatttttatattttattttgctttttctaAGCTATTACTTTGTTCACTGTACAACGAAAATaactttcttttctttaaaggaaaatttaattttttttatggactggaaaaattggaaaatctttatataaaattttcttgatttttcttttttagcatTGAATCAATCActtgacacacacacacatatacactctTTACACAATTGCGCTTAAACGAGGCAGGAGGGCTAGACGTacgtattttatattaatatattaatattatacaattatatttttataaaatatatttattgccGTCACacgaaaaagtatttttcactgttaatgttaatttttatgaaaatcttaTAGCAAATATACAGAATTTTCTTATAGATTTTTTCCACCACCGTTCTGTTTTTTGTGCAAGATGCGTGTGTGTACAAAACGAAGAGAATTTGACAAATGCCAGACAGAGCCCTGCGCCTACAAATATTAACGTCGGCGGCGACAGACAACAAATATGTCGGCGGCAGCGACTGTAACCCGGCTAAGATTTTAAttacgtttagtttttaaattttctacaattttaaataaaaacggacGGAATCCAAGAGATCAGAAAGAAGGATTTTGGaagcaaatatattgtttataataacaaaagagAGCAAGCACAAAAGTTGTGTGAGAAATTATGCAgagatgaataaaaaaattttaaaaattaaaaacaaagtacatttaaaacaaagaatgtttgaaattttttatttattgagaaatttagttttttctgtttCCGTACTTTTTACAAGTACGAAGtttaatatttgtgtttaaattttgtatagaatagtAGCCAGATTTCATGCtgtaaatttcatccaaatcgatttttataaattgggccacttgacacgaaattgcccatatatatttttgatacaATATTAACCCATATATTTGAAAGGCCGCATCCAGGTCATAAATAACGACCttcttataattgtcatattccaaacaaaatatgtatataattgtaaggtttttataaaaataaaaaatatacaacattatCAAGTTTTGTACACTGCACTATGGTTCAGATGACCACTTTCTTTGGCcaaaactatttttctatgtcgcattcaaaaaaatttttcaatgcaGTGTTGTAGGCCatacttgattttttttcataaaaaatttaattttgaatacaGATTTTTGCAGATTCTTTTTTCAACTTaagcgaaaaaaataaagataaaaggaagtactttaataacacaagttttcaaattaatattttttgtttgctcaaagaatgaaacatatattttgggaaaagcTATCTATGTAGAAGCATCCTTCTTCAGTAGTGctggaaaaatatttgaaaatgagaATTGTTTTTTGGGTGCTTGCACCTGTTTTGGAAACCTAACAACCAActcaaaaaaatcaataatataaaatttaggactttcttaacaaaagtttcctagtgtgaaccaggtctatgaGGTATCCATTGAAATTCAAAGTTTTAATCGAAAAGGTGACTTCTAATTTCGAAATTCGGGTATAAACTACATGTAAGCTCAGTGGAAACACCTTGAAGTGGGGCTGCCAAATAGAAATTATCTGTAAAGTCGGTCTAGGAAAGTCCACTTTGCGCCAACATTACCGGGTTATAATAATAAGTacactaaattttaaatctatacAATTTTAGTCCGTGGTTTTGTATTTAGACATAGAggcctaagtgtatttcttcgCATTTGATTTCAAACTAACGTGCCGGATTTTAGCCGCCGCCGGCATTTTTCGTGTCAGCCGATGTTAATATTTGTCTGCGCTGGGTTCTGATTTGCAACTTGCATTTTTGctagaagaaaaagaaacaaagaaaataatttattttgagaAATATTTCCTACAAAATGCATTCAATTTACGCAGGATTACACTTACCCAATAAACCAgaagaatttttaacaataagcGAAATAGATTTTGACAAAAGTGTATTGGACCTAAAGCAAAAAATTGGAGAAAAATGTCAATTTGAAGTCGATAAATTGGAAGTCATCTACAATGGTATTGCACTACAAGATGAGAAAAAAATAGGTGATACTCTTAAGCCGGAAGCTGTTATACATTGCTTCcagaaaacaaagaaatacacGCCATACGAACCATCAGAAAAAGTAAAAGATCCAGAAGCGGTGAACAATGCTCAAgttttattctataatattggtaATATACAGATTAATGTTAGTTGTCGTGTGAATATATTGCAGAAAATATTAGCTGAATATCCAGAATTTCGTAGAAATCCTGCTGCTCTAGCTCTCATAAGAGACTCTGTTCTATTCAATACACTTCACCAACCTgaagtaattaaaaaagttgCTGAACATTATCCAATTATTTTGGAGGCGTCATCATTTATAGTAAGCACTGTACGCAAGGAATTAGCTAGAAACATATCAGCATCTAAATTTTCTGAACCAGCTACCGATTCCACCAACTCCTCAGAAGAAGAAAACTCGGTGGGCAGTAATGATCGTAGCAGCAGTCGTGATGAAGATTCTGGTCGTAGTCAGTCAGAAACCGCTCGTATACGCATGATAAGCCGTCAGCAATTGCAAGCTGCATTAGCACAGATAGGCTATGGTTCAGCAAATTCATTGTCCAATATAGCGCAGAGAAATTCTGAGACAACAACAGCTGCTTCAGCAACTTCTGAAGCCAGCTCTACACCCCTATCAAACTCTGCCAGCGGTGAAAGGATATCAACGGATTTATTTCGTAATGAATTATTGAGAGCTCTAGGTTCTTTGGGCCAACGTGTCAGCACATCATCGAGTCAATCTCAAGAACCTGTAGCTATGGACACATCCGAACAGGAGCAGCAATCAGCAAATACTTCCTATACTGATGATGGTGATATACCAGTAGTTTATCGATCCCATCCCTATGCTGAGCAATTAAGAACTATGTTGCAAATGGGTTTTTTAAATCACGAAGAAAATCTTAATTATCTAAATTTAGCAAGCGGTAATATTGAACAGGCTGTTAATCTCTTAATGGCAGCTATGATGTAACCGTCTTATCGCACTTGAACTGTCCATATTTAAAtacagaaaaacttttatacaaatttttcgaaAGAATAAAATCAATAgatttaatatgtaaaatatattgagttttaattaaaagtttgttcttaatgaaataaaaataaaaagtacacAGTTTAGCACTGTAGCTGCTGATGCTGTTACTTTTTACCTAACAGCCCCTAtacaatttcttttcaaaactttagtaaaataaattagttttcgtTAATTACCTATgatgaaaatatatacaaaatttaataattaattcgCGTGCTTTTATTATCTCGTTGGACATTTGTCCTTATtacttagtttatttttttatgatttaatttgtAGAACCATAATAAaacccaaatattttattttggagtaaatggttaatatttattaaatagttttcaaaatactattttatgtttggtttatgtaaataatacaaatacataatttatgtaaaaagttAATATCAATAGTTTTAAAGCACAAAATAGAATTGCtctgcaaaaatttaaaaatacaagatTTGAAACATATTATCATTTTCATATTATAATTGTAAAAACGAACACAAATAATTTGGTAAACTGTCgtagttttttgtttgctaattgatatttttatcgTTTTGGAATTAATTTAAGACACATTCATTGCCAATTGTTGGATATGggaaacacacaaaaaaatattcaagtgtaaacgaaaaaaatatacaataactcacaatcagATGAAGTCTATATAACACAAGTTGAGCAAAGTACAAATATGAAttcattgaaataataattatggtATTAATATCAAATGAAAAATAGTCTACCACTTATGTAAGTTCCCTGATATGCGTGAGTGAGGTTCAAAGTTCTGAGTTTTAGAGAGACAGCAAAAAACAAGGCATCATATATGAGGTTTGCCttttaatttcgatttaaatcatacaaaatatttccattgTGGTACAATTCAATGAAAGACATCCATAAAGGGAAAATAAGCTTGATCTGGTTCAAGTAAATCTATTAAGTAACATACAGTACCGGCAACACCCTCATAAAGACTATGAGGACGATCGGGAGTACGAGCACGTAGTTTAAATTCAGAATTGCTTAATAGTTCCATATATTTGATAGCTCTGTACATATAAACAGGCTCGTGGGTGAGACGATAGAGTAATAGGAAAACGTAACCGTTGCCGGCGACGCCATGACAAATACCTGGTCCCTTGCGTAAAAATCCTTTATGCCATACCAAGTCGGCTGCTTTTTTTAAAGCTTGCATATATTTGtcttctttaaatattaaatatgctTTTGCTAGTAGATAAACTGCACCGGGTGCACCATGACACCAGTGTACCAAACGTTTCTCTCGGCCACTTTTAAGGTCTTCCAAAGCTACTGGAAAATTACCCTCCTCATCTTGCAGCATCAAATAGAAATCAATTGATCTCTTTATATCCCTTATTTCCGCACTGGGAGCTGATATAGGATCCGTTTGAAACCAGGGACTATCTAACAACATGTGTAAAATGGCACACAAACCATGAGCTGCACCCAAATACTCGGTTCCATGGTATTGATACATCAAAGGCAATGGTGCTCTTGTTTGTTTAGCATATTCCCGACCACTAGCTAGGACCATTTGGCAAATAGATAATACATCATCATCGGTAATTTTTTTCTCCGTTAAAACGTCATTCAACCAATAGCAACCGGATAAGTAACCAGCTCTTCCCACTAGCACTTCGTCGCAACCGTATTTGGTGTGCATAAACTCTTTACTGGGTGCTATGCCGCTTTTGAAATTCATTAAATCGTCCGATAAATCTTGTGTCAATTTTAAATCATGAGAAATTGCTGCAGATACAGCATAAATACCAGCATTTCCACATAAAAATGAGTAACGTTCGGACGAACGTTTTTTATAGCGGTCAGCATTGGCTTTGGCATTTCTTATAAAGGCATGGGCATGTTCCAATGCTGGGTAAAGGTCATGACATTGAGCTGATCTGGCCATCTTCCAAAACATAAACGCAATACCAGCATTTCCAACATATAAATCACCTCTATGATCCTCGTCATCACAGCCGGGTCGACAATGTTCAAGAATGGCATCGACGTAAGTACAAATTAGATTCTTTACATGTTCATCATCGTAATCTAAGGGAGTGGTTTGTTTATTGACATAATCGGGAAAGGGATTCTCCAAATAACGTTTTTCCATTTCTAATGATTGAACAGATGAATctgcaaaataaaagaaacaaccGTTTTTACCACACAAATTAACTTTGTCTGTCTATTTGTTAAACAATCGATTTTTTGCAATGTCTACTATAATGTCCTGTCTAGCCATCAAGTCAGGGTGCGGTCAATTTCTTGAGTTTTAAAGAACTTCACATACCTTTTCTTTCGTTTATATCCTTTTTAATGTCCTTTTCTTTGCTATATGTTCGATATATATactgaaataaaacaatatattgtttatttttattaatcttGGAATTGCAAAATTTCCTCAACAGAAAAGATACCTATGCCGTTaagaattaaatctaaaaatttctaCGGCGTATTAAAATCGTTTTAGGTCGGCTAAGTTGTGCCGCTGCACATGGACAactttagggttctatagttgaaacgaaaagtcgacttttcgactttttgcattttatgaaaagtcgacttttcgtttttttgcatttagttaaaagtcgatttttcgacatttttcatttaattaaaagctgatttttcgacttttaatattttataaatactcgacttttcgactttccaacttttttcgactttttccgactactttcgactttttcgactttttttcgactttttccgaattttcgactttttcctacttttcgactttttctgactattttcgactttttccgattttttcgacttctttcgactttttccgactttttcgactattttcgactatttttgacttttttcgattttttcgacttcttttcgacctttttcgacttttcgacttttttcgacttctttcgacttctttcgactctttccgactattcgacttttatttacaaagtcgacttttcgacttttttcatagacgatagtcgatttatcgacttttttggaacaaaatagtcgacttcgacttttcgacaaaaagtcgattgttcgattcgAAGTTGAACGTCATTTAGACAtacaaagaaataacaaaaagttgCGAGATAAATGATGCTGTGTAAACTGACACAAGttgagaaattttgtaaattttgattttactatatttaaatgtaaatttatccCAATAGTATGATCTAGTTACGATTAATTGATTTTcggaattttgaattttatatcgTTGTGGTTATATGAATTATGTTTGACTAATAGCTTGCTGGAAGTTAACCTTATTGTACTTATAACTAAAGTCTTATTGTCAGGATAATTTAGTACAAAAACCTTTCTGTCgatttttgctactttttaataaaaaacttttttggagGCATGTCtgatcagaaaattaatttcaactaAAATTCAGGAAGGACAGGAAAATTATATCTGGTGACCCAACTTTTCAAATCGATGTTGATGTTCAAAAATGTTGTTACGCTCTTTTGCATTTCATGTGACGATATATATGATTGAACATAAGGATTTAGGTGATTGTAATGCATAATATGTAGTATTTCTTTAGTATTCAAAAAAATACAGAAGTTTTTGTCTATTCCTATCGCTTTGAAATCCATTATTGGTATTTAGGTTAGATTGGGAAGGGTTATACACCGTCCATAAGGAAGGAAGACGGATTTGACTCCGT is part of the Lucilia cuprina isolate Lc7/37 chromosome 3, ASM2204524v1, whole genome shotgun sequence genome and harbors:
- the LOC111687277 gene encoding uncharacterized protein LOC111687277; translated protein: MHSIYAGLHLPNKPEEFLTISEIDFDKSVLDLKQKIGEKCQFEVDKLEVIYNGIALQDEKKIGDTLKPEAVIHCFQKTKKYTPYEPSEKVKDPEAVNNAQVLFYNIGNIQINVSCRVNILQKILAEYPEFRRNPAALALIRDSVLFNTLHQPEVIKKVAEHYPIILEASSFIVSTVRKELARNISASKFSEPATDSTNSSEEENSVGSNDRSSSRDEDSGRSQSETARIRMISRQQLQAALAQIGYGSANSLSNIAQRNSETTTAASATSEASSTPLSNSASGERISTDLFRNELLRALGSLGQRVSTSSSQSQEPVAMDTSEQEQQSANTSYTDDGDIPVVYRSHPYAEQLRTMLQMGFLNHEENLNYLNLASGNIEQAVNLLMAAMM
- the LOC111687274 gene encoding lanC-like protein 3 homolog, with protein sequence MEKRYLENPFPDYVNKQTTPLDYDDEHVKNLICTYVDAILEHCRPGCDDEDHRGDLYVGNAGIAFMFWKMARSAQCHDLYPALEHAHAFIRNAKANADRYKKRSSERYSFLCGNAGIYAVSAAISHDLKLTQDLSDDLMNFKSGIAPSKEFMHTKYGCDEVLVGRAGYLSGCYWLNDVLTEKKITDDDVLSICQMVLASGREYAKQTRAPLPLMYQYHGTEYLGAAHGLCAILHMLLDSPWFQTDPISAPSAEIRDIKRSIDFYLMLQDEEGNFPVALEDLKSGREKRLVHWCHGAPGAVYLLAKAYLIFKEDKYMQALKKAADLVWHKGFLRKGPGICHGVAGNGYVFLLLYRLTHEPVYMYRAIKYMELLSNSEFKLRARTPDRPHSLYEGVAGTVCYLIDLLEPDQAYFPFMDVFH